The genomic region TTTGGGAGTTAAAAATAAAAATGTCGAATTGGAAGATCCAACAGATTTGATGTTTGAAAAGGTTTGTAGTTATTTAAAAAGATAATTTTTCAATCAAAAAAATTTGTTTTTGATTTTAAGGTGTAGGGATTTATGGAGTTCTCATTGTCCTCATCGATAATTTTTATATCCCCAAGTGTTCTTAATCCTTGGCTTTCAGCAGTTTTTTCTATGCCTAATTTTTTGTCTGTGTCTATGTGGATTATATGGGCATCTAACTTTGGTATGCCTAATTTATATGCAGCCACTGCCCTATGGTGTCCATCAACTAAAATATATCCGCTTCTTTTTGTTTTTATGGCAATTATTGGTTCTGCAAGACCTTTCTTTAATTCATACATTCTCCCAATTAACTCATCCTCATGAACCTTTGATTGTGTAGGTTTAAGTTCATCTATTGGAACATAGCCCCTCTCAACCCTTGTTTTTAGCCCTAAGTTTTCATACGTTTTTACAATTTTATTTAGTTTTTCAGGAGTTGTTTTCTCTATTTGTGACCTTATGACATCCGTGTTTGTTATTATTCCAACTAAGTTGTTTTCATCATCAACCACAGGAAGTTTAGAAAATCCAGTCCTAAACATCAATCTACCAACATCCATGATATTTGCATCTGGCTTAGCCACAATCATGTCTTCTCTTTTTGTCATGATGTTGCCTACCTTTTCATCCTCATCCTTACCTACCAAATCATGAACTGAAACAATCCCCACCAATTTACCATCTACAACAACAGGAAATGCATCATGACCTGTCTCTTTAACGAATCTTATGGCATCTTTAACTGTATTGTTAGGAGAGAGACAATCCACTTTTTTTGTCATATACTCACTTACTTTAACCATCCTACCCCATCCAAAAATTTTTTAAATGTTGTAAAACAGCAAAAATGTGTTAAACCTCGTCTTCGTACTCTTCTATAAAATCGGCATCTTTATTTCTTTGGAATAAAATTTCTTTTGTTTTTTTGTTTCTAATTTCTAAAATTCTATGGATCGGAATGTATGTTGTATCATGAACTATAAAAGAGCCTTCAATGTGTATTTCATCCATAGATACGGCCTTTTTATTATCCTCTGTCCCCCTATGTAAATAAACAATTTCAAAATCCCCTGGGTTGTATTTAGGATGCCAAAGTATCTTATTTATAAGCTCTTTTAGCATTTTTTCACGTTTTTACTTATAACTGTTCTGATGTTTTCTGTTTTTCTTCTTCTTTTATACCCATAACTTCAAAGATTTTTGTTCTTATTGCCTCTTCAACAAGTTTTCTTAAGGATTCTTTATCAGAGACCGCCTTAAATATACCCAATGGAATATATGC from Methanotorris formicicus Mc-S-70 harbors:
- a CDS encoding CBS domain-containing ParB/RepB/Spo0J family partition protein; translation: MVKVSEYMTKKVDCLSPNNTVKDAIRFVKETGHDAFPVVVDGKLVGIVSVHDLVGKDEDEKVGNIMTKREDMIVAKPDANIMDVGRLMFRTGFSKLPVVDDENNLVGIITNTDVIRSQIEKTTPEKLNKIVKTYENLGLKTRVERGYVPIDELKPTQSKVHEDELIGRMYELKKGLAEPIIAIKTKRSGYILVDGHHRAVAAYKLGIPKLDAHIIHIDTDKKLGIEKTAESQGLRTLGDIKIIDEDNENSINPYTLKSKTNFFD
- a CDS encoding DUF504 domain-containing protein, whose product is MLKELINKILWHPKYNPGDFEIVYLHRGTEDNKKAVSMDEIHIEGSFIVHDTTYIPIHRILEIRNKKTKEILFQRNKDADFIEEYEDEV